The Lolium rigidum isolate FL_2022 chromosome 1, APGP_CSIRO_Lrig_0.1, whole genome shotgun sequence region AAGGAAATGGATTCTTCCTCGTCGGCTTCTTCCCTAACGAGGATGAAGTTATCTTGAATACATCGACCTCTGATGAAAGCGCTTTGTGACTTATGGATCAGCTCAAGCATGAGCGGCGAGAGACGTCGCGCTAGAACCTTGGCCAGAAGCTTGGCGAAACTATGGACAAGGCTGATCGGCCAATAGTCTGCCACGAAGTCTTTTTTGGAAATGAACGTAATGAAAGTGTTGTTTAGGCCGTTGAAGAACTGGTCCTTCCATTGGAAAATGGCATTTAGGGCAGCCAGGACGTCCACCTTGATAACAGGGGCACGACTTGTATGAGATGTGGGCATAGCGTGCGATGGTAGGATCCAGCAATCTGGACCGTTAGATGTGGAACATGTGGTACAGATCGGATTATTGGATCTGGTGGAACATTTTTGTATACGAGCCCCCGTTATCCTCTCTATTTCTGCATCTTCCTGTACCATCACGTTTTAGTCGACCCTGTTCCCACATCAGCGaagccggcggcgatggcggcggctccagaTGTTGTATCAATCCATCCCCACCTGGTCCCGATGTGTATTGAGGAAGACAGCTCCATCACCCCTTCTCTCATGTGGCGACAATGGCGTCCTAGCGATGGTGGCTACAGGGCGTCAAGCCAACTTGGTCCGCCCCTAGATCTTGCTGGTAGATCCTCTTCCCCGCGCAACAAGATCCCGATCCACATCCGCACGGCTGCGAGATAGACTTTTCAGGTACTTTTATTTCGGATTGGATGATCTAGATATTGTTCTAATTTTCGATATTTGATCCCACATTGATGGCATTATGTTGTAGACTGGGTGGAGGACTATCTGGAGAAATAAAGAAACCCACCTCCCCTCGCAGATCAAGCCTGGAAAATGGAAATGTTAGTGGGTTGGCTTTGCCATTCAAGAAAAATGAAAACTTCAGCCCACAGGGTCACACGGCGACAAGGAAATTAGCCATAGCATACATGGATCAGCATCACAGGTTAATGGTGCATGCTCCTAGGAAGAGTCATCACAAGAAAATAAGGAAAGCCGCAGCTTACTCCAATCGTCAGCACATAAACATGAAGAATACTGTTGTCCTGAAAACTTGATATTGCACAGTAAGTGTGTTCTTCCTTTGCTAACAGAAAACCTGAAAATTGCTCACACAAAGGTTGTGTGGTGGTTGTGGTATCTTACTAAGCTTATCTTTGTGTCTTCTTGTTTTATAGAAGGTGATGATATGATGGGATTCACCTGCTGGAGAGGTGCACACAAGTAAGAGGATTTTGCACCATAGGGCTCAGAACAATATGCTTAAGGATTTATATTTATTAATTGCAACTTGCAGATTGTGGGGTTGAGACCAGAGCAAGGAAGCGGATGAGGCAAGAGTCCGCAGCTGGGACACGGCGAAGCGGAAGAAGGGTGGAGGCTTAAAGAAATCTCTACAGAAGAAGAGGAGTGCAGAGCAGGAGGCCCGGCATCGTATTCACACTTGCATCTCTAGTGTATCATGACATTTTGTTTATCCAGATGTATGTGATCTTGTATTAGATGATTGGCTGAAATTTAGCTATATACGCAAACAGTAAAGTCTTCTTGTGAGCAAAAGCGAGTTCTGTGTGCATGTCACTGATTGTAGTTACAAAATCAGAGAAGCAGTTTACTAGTTTGTGAGATGGACCAGTAGGCTAGCTGAGATGGGCATTCCACACTTCATTGCATTTTCAGCATTCAGATACTGAACCGTGAATGTGCTTCAACACTAAGATGTATGAGAGATTGATGTAATGCTTCCCAACAGAAACTGAATGTTTCATCTATCTATGGAAATAAAAGACTGAACATTCTGAGAAGAAGTGGTTCATTCAAAATATTAGGTAATTAATCTATGCACTCTTTTCTGTGTCCCCACTATTAACATTTAAATCCATACCAGCTAATGAATAACAGAGAAATTCATAAGTGAATTTAGAACATATGTGCTGACGAGTTACTATGCCCATTGAACCAGTTTTTCAGCTCACTACATAGTATACAGAGCTCCCAACAACATGAGATGTCAAGCGATGAACAATCAACCACTAGCTTATATACAGTGATTTAAGGACCTTGAAAAGATAAACATTTTCATTTTTTCTTCGGACATTTACGGCTGTCATGTAGCACAAGTTCTTTGCATGTGCCGCAAACGCGTGGCACCCGTACAGTAACACCTAATTTTTTCTTTGGCTGTGCCTTCTTTTCCTTGTCTCGATGGCCCTTAATTCTCGAGCATGTGCCTCTTGCGTCGATATTGGTAGGTGTTAGGATATCAACTTGGGTAGGGAAGGAGCTACCAACAAATGATTCTTGTTCTTGTTGTGAAGTATGAGCTACAGCAAGCGTAGACTGGGAAATAGTTGATTCCAAATCACACAGACCCGAATGGAGCAAGTCCAGTCCTCCACTTGAGTTTTTCGCATGTCGGATGAGATCTTCGAATTTGTTCCGTGCTACCGAGATCTTTCGTCTTGTTTCCATGTCAACATagtcaatgggattatcatcaagTGGATTTCCATCTCCATCATAGACAATATCTCTATAGAAAAAAACAAGTTAGAACGTGAACAGTCTTAAATCAATCAAATATTCACTATAGGTatggaattaaaattaccttttgcaCATCTTCTCCCATCTTTTGAGTATATAAAAATTTGGAAGTTCATTTATCTTTGCTCCCCTCAGGACACGTATGACATGGCGGCACACAATTCCCTTGTTCTCAAAAAGCATACACGAACATTTGGTTATCATGGTTGTTATTTGTAAATTAACTTCTCTTACCCTGTTTTTTGGGTGACTTTGATCACTAACGGACATGATTTTGAGATCCCCCACATCCTTTGTGTCCTGGACATCACAATGCTCTCTAGCAGCAAGTACCTCGGACTGAAACAAGTTAAAAACCTCATGAGTGAATATCAAGCTACCATGTCTTTCTATTTCCCAACATGTCATCAATCTGGGTGTTGTGTGTAAGCTCGTGTGGTCAGCAACCAACTCCTCTTGTCTCCGACATTTCAGGGCTGTGTCAAACCTTAGCCAAAACTCAACAAAAGCAAGCTTGCGACGAATGAAATTCTTGAAAAATGAGTTTTCACTCTCTCGACCTGGAGGTGGTTCTGAGAATACCAGCTAGGGGAATGTCCATGAAGTATGCCGGCACCCATGACCCACGGATATGGTAACATTTTCCAAACCATTCATTAGTTTCCAAGTCAAATCTTAACATTACATTCTTCCAACTTTCCTCAAATTCGCACACTGGTTTATGCAATGAGCCCCGGAAAGATGAACAAGTCAACACAGCTTTCATAGTTACGAAGATCGAGCACACATATGCATGTAAGCTCTCTGTGTCAAACATGCCAAATGATTCTAGAGATTTATATTCATCGTGGTTTTCGGGTAATAGCACTTGTTTCTTCAGTTTGAGAAAATATAGTTATGAGATCTCATGTGCTCATGCCAAACGTAAACACTCAAAAGCCACTGACCACTATAAAGTGTAGATTTGAATTCTGCAAAAAAAGCATACAATCAGCAGTACACTTACATCTTGCGAAAAGCATTGTCTCTTCTTGGGTGTAGAGAATTCACTAAGAGGAAGCATCCTAGAATTAATCTCTGAAAAAGAGTTGGCATCACTTAATTCTGTCATTCCCAAGCTATTGACTGAGTctgcaaaataaataaaagactGAGCTGAAGCACACATGATTATCATGAAGAACCAGAAATATTGGCACTATTGACACCAAAAAACTTACCTGAGATAGTTGGTACGGTACGCGGATTGGCCGGGCATGCAAGGATTGGTGATGGTGAGGTTGCACTGGTCCCCTCCATTTAGAAGAACAATTCTGCATTAGTTTCATATCAGTAACAGGACAGTAAAATCCAATGaattctttttctcttttcctaTCGTGAGTACAAAACAAGACACATGCCAAGAACCGGATCATGTCTAAAGGTAATGCATTCATGTTAGATAAGGTTCCTGAACCACTTAACTGACCGTATTACATACCATAAAGCATCAAAATCAGATTAAAAATAAGTTGATTTCACTACACGGTGGAAAACTAGGAAGAAATACATGGTGCCATAAAAGAAGATTCCTGCCATCGGTGTATACACTTCGCGTCCTAATTATTGCATGGTAATTTAGgtgaattaacatgttcttctacAGAAACCTAGAAGtgaagaaaaatagaagaacataggcatatctaaatatttctcaTACCAAAGAGCATAATGTAATGCAGCAAAGTTTTCTCTTCATTTCATTATCAGAACTGGTATAAAAATAGTTAcaaatattactccctccatttgTATTTAATTGACCTTAATTACAACCACTGCTACTTCATTTGAGATGTGTCCATGCGTCAGTTAAAACCGAACAGAGGTAGTAGTTACTACTGTGAGTGAAAACAACAGAACGCAAAACTGTGTAGTTTCCTTTTGAATCCTTGTCGGAGAATGTAAAATATTAGTAGCAGGGCCCAAATTAGATAAGGAACTCAACAGATTTCAGGAAAAAGCACAACGAACAGTGGGCGATTTTGTGGCACCGTCCCAAGCTCGCTTGACGAGCTGCAGCCACCGTTGCTAGGCCTCCATTGCCGCCGCACGAGAGAGGGGAAGAAGGAAGGAATGTCGTTGTCTCCGTCGGTACACGCCGGCACAGGACGGGGAACGGCGGAACGCCACTACCGCCGTTGGCTTCACCTGGAGGTGGATTTGGGAACTAGGGCTGAACAGAGCGCGTGGGGATGGAAGGATACAGAACCGAAATATGGAGTAGAACGgggtgtttgatgcaaaaatgttCCACCAGATCTAAAAGCCCGATCTGTGCCACAGATTTCACATCAAATGGTCCAGAATACTCGATCCTTCGATCGCACGTTATGCCCAGATCTCATACAAGTGCCCCCCTTGATAACAGCCTAGCAGCACTTGTAAAAATCCCACGAGAACCCATCCGGCCCCGTAATTTGTTGCTTGGCATTGACTTGATGGCGGCCCAAACTTCGTCCTCGCAAAAATGGGCCTCCAGCCCATCCAGATTAACATGCGGCTGCCCAAGCGTGGAAAGGTCCAAGTCGTGGTCCCTAGCGCGCGCCTGCCCCAGGAGATCGACGAAAAAAATCCGTTGCCACCACCTCCACATCACTCTGCGTCGAAGCCACGTGGTCACGGCGCCTGAGGGTGGTAATATGGTTGCGCTTGCTCCGCTTGGCCGCATAGACTTGGAAAAACTGGGCATTGGCGTCACCCCCGTTGACCCCCACAGGCCCCAGCTGCCTGGCGCGCTGTTTGACGATAGTGCGCTCTAGGGAGGCGAGGCCGCTGGCACGGGCAGCCCGGTCCGGATGACCCGGGCCGGGTTGGACTTGCACTCAGGCCAGGTTTGGGCTTGATTTTTGAGCCCAAATGTTGGGTCGAGCTGGGTTCGGGCTTGCATTTTTTGCGATTTAGGCAAGGTTTGGGCTGGGTCGGGCTTTTGCTagttcgggccgggctcgggcttgatTTATAGGCCCGACAGTCGGGCCGGGTTTGGGATTGACATTTTAGCTTCGGGCTTTTTCGGGTTTGGCCTGAAACTCGGTCCGGCCCGAGTTTTGCCTAGGTGTAGGCCAAAGACACGTCGTTTAAGCATCTTGCACAGCTGGGTTTCTTCCACCGAGAGAGGGCAAGTTTCCTACGCCACGTCGAACCTGAGGATAATCTCATTGGTGACAAGGATTTGGTCCTTGATGCTACCGATCTGCCGCTGGCTCCAGCACTGGAGATCATGGTCCAGGTTCCTCAGCTTGAGCCCAAGTCTCCGAAGCCGGTCGGATTGGTTCGTCGGTTGGGCCCATGAGGTTTGCACCGTCTGTGAGAAACCCTCCACCTTCATCTAGAACCGCTCGAAGTGAATGCGTCGCTGGGTCGAACAGTGGTGAGGAGGAGAGCGTGTTGAGGGAGGCATCGTTGTCCAACAGTGGCtctgtttatttttttctttcacgATTTCATTTTATTGATTTAGAAAATATACGGGTAAGAGCATATCCTATAGTGTATTTATAATTTAGGTAAACAAAATAGTTTTAGTTAAAGGAGAGAGAATGTATGGATAAGCAGAAATATTTCTACTTTTCCAGCATACCCAGAATCTGGATACCCAAAAGCTGGCTTATCTTTTTGTGCTTGATGTGTCAAAAGCGCGGAGTGCACCAAAGGATCAAGGGAGGATCAAATACAACAAAACGACCTCAGAAGTGTTGCGATATGACAAATCAGCATGCATTACAGGACTAGCAAATCCGACTGCTATAATCACGAATCGTAGTTCAGGTGTACTAGCTCTTCCTGTTGAGTGCAAGCAAACGCATACTCCACATGTACGTACAAAAACAAGGCGCAACGTAACGGGTTTCGTTTACCCGGCGCCCGTCAACGAGCAAACTTGCAGTCAGAAGTTTGGAGCAATTCACTACCTATACTAGTACTGTTGTGGTGCACGCGCCTGAATCAAGAACAAAGTGCAGATCTTGTAACCTGACGATATAGGGGGTCTCGGCAAGGCTTATAATTACCTAATTTCTGCTGCAGTTCCAGCGAATTCTATATGAACTGCAAAGGCACATTTGAGTTAGAGTTACCACTATGAAACCTGCTGTGACGAAACTGAAATGTCGGAACTCGTCCCAGCTAACCTAAGCTTGGAACGTGAAATCGGTAAAGGTTCGTCAAAATCTGCAGCTCATCGGTGGATCCAATAACCCGTACGGAGATTATCTCAGCTCTTTTCTTTGAAGcaaagctcacttgcttccatTCCTCATTCTCTTGCACCCGAAGCGACAGCCACGGGCACTAGTCTACGCAGAGCAAAACCCATAAGCAACCGGCTCATTTACTCCGGCCACTAGCACACACCCAAAATCCAGATTAAAACATTCACGGACAGAACCATGAACATATTCATATCGCATCCTCGTGGTACCATGGTTCATCAGAAAACAGAAGCCAGATAAGAGAAGAACAGaagagagagagaagatgctgctgGCGAAGGGCTCCCTGGACCTGGTGCTGGTGCCGTGTGGCATGGTCATCATGTTCGGCTACCACCTCATCCTCCTCTACCGGATTCTCCGGCGTCCCGGCACCACCGTCATCGGCTACGAGAACCACAACAAGCTGGCGTGGGTTCGTCGCATGACCCAGGTAACTACACAGCTTCCAAACATACCTTTGGGCAACAAACACAAACTCCTGTTACTTTGAGTTTGAATGAAACTGCCATGTCACATGCTGTGGGCTATTTGTGCAGGCGACTCCAGAGGAGACGGCGCTGGCGCTGAGCGTAATCTCCAGCAGCATCGCCGCATCGACGAACCTGGCCTCGTTGTCCATTGCGCTGGGCTCGCTCATCGGTGCGTGGGTCAGCAGCACGTCCAAGGTGTTCATGACAGAGCTTGTCTACGGCGACAACAGCCAAGCCACGGCGGCGGTCAAGTACATCTCCCTCCTCGTCTGCTTTCTGGTGTCCTTCACTTGCTTCATCCACTCTGCAAGGTAATAACTCTCAGCATTCTAAAGCCAAACTTTAGATACAGACCTGATTTCTCAAAGACAAACAAGACTCAGCCCCCGGTTTCCGAGGCGATTTCAGGTACTATGTCCAGGCCAGCTTCCTGGTAACCACGCTGGACTCCGACATTCCAGCGAGTTACATGCAGCATGCGGTGATCCGAGGCGGCAACTTCTGGTCCATGGGACTCCGAGCACTCTACTTCGCGACGACTCTGCTCATGTGGATCTTCGGGCCAATACCAATGTTTGTCTGCTCGGTGTTCATGGTGTTCACCCTGCACATGCTGGACAGGAACTCCCTGCCACTGCACCAGCACCAGTTTACAGTCAGGAAACGGCATGACCAGAGAGCT contains the following coding sequences:
- the LOC124682707 gene encoding protein FAR1-RELATED SEQUENCE 5-like, which translates into the protein MLFENKGIVCRHVIRVLRGAKINELPNFYILKRWEKMCKRDIVYDGDGNPLDDNPIDYVDMETRRKISVARNKFEDLIRHAKNSSGGLDLLHSGLCDLESTISQSTLAVAHTSQQEQESFVGSSFPTQVDILTPTNIDARGTCSRIKGHRDKEKKAQPKKKLGVTVRVPRVCGTCKELVLHDSRKCPKKK
- the LOC124682710 gene encoding uncharacterized protein LOC124682710 isoform X2; this encodes MLLAKGSLDLVLVPCGMVIMFGYHLILLYRILRRPGTTVIGYENHNKLAWVRRMTQATPEETALALSVISSSIAASTNLASLSIALGSLIGAWVSSTSKVFMTELVYGDNSQATAAVKYISLLVCFLVSFTCFIHSARRFQVLCPGQLPGNHAGLRHSSELHAACGDPRRQLLVHGTPSTLLRDDSAHVDLRANTNVCLLGVHGVHPAHAGQELPATAPAPVYSQETA
- the LOC124682710 gene encoding uncharacterized protein LOC124682710 isoform X1, whose product is MLLAKGSLDLVLVPCGMVIMFGYHLILLYRILRRPGTTVIGYENHNKLAWVRRMTQATPEETALALSVISSSIAASTNLASLSIALGSLIGAWVSSTSKVFMTELVYGDNSQATAAVKYISLLVCFLVSFTCFIHSARYYVQASFLVTTLDSDIPASYMQHAVIRGGNFWSMGLRALYFATTLLMWIFGPIPMFVCSVFMVFTLHMLDRNSLPLHQHQFTVRKRHDQRAVATTVATRHPSPQNAIFSNPILSPVTFYN